In the genome of Triticum urartu cultivar G1812 chromosome 5, Tu2.1, whole genome shotgun sequence, one region contains:
- the LOC125509729 gene encoding subtilisin-like protease SBT5.3 isoform X2 produces MKTRHIPSQVPIASQRPKNRPRPRIHPQSPLDNNNHPVLSAPSEKEMRGSMRSSVKKRSPRAPPPLAPVLLLVCGLALLQRPASAEIKSYVVYLGCHSHGREGAALASNQERAKNSHYQFLGSVLGSEEKAQDAIFYSYTRYINGFAATLEEEDAMQISKHPSVVSVFPNRGHKLHTTRSWEFLGMEKDGRVRPDSIWAKARYGDGVIIGNLDTGVWPEAGSFSDDGMGPVPARWRGVCHDQSSSDDAQVRCNRKLIGARYFNKGYAATVGRAGAGASPSPASTRDSDGHGTHTLSTAAGRFVPGANLFGYGNGTAKGGAPGARVAAYKVCWRPVNGSECFDADIIAAFDAAIHDGVDVLSVSLGGAPTEYFRDGVAIGSFHAVRNGVTVVSSAGNSGPGAGTVSNTAPWLVTVGASTMDREFPAYLVLGNKKQIKGQSLSPVPLPANKHYRLISSVEAKAEDATVAQAQLCIEGSLDKKKVRGKIVVCMRGKNARVEKGEAVHRAGGVGLVLANDEATGNEMIADAHVLPATHITYSDGVALLAYLNSTRSASGYITLPNTALETKPAPFMAAFSSQGPNTVTPQILKPDITAPGVSILAAFTGLAGPTGLTFDSRRVLFNSESGTSMSCPHVAGIAGLLKALHPDWSPAAINQGAGQHAEADEQLVVPARHALRLRRRPRAAQPRRRPGPRLRHQRHGLPPLPLRAGLQLHRDRHVHGRPARLPGDAAEAGGPQLPVRHGAPHVRLRRAAHRHEAGAERGRGAGGVRRAGPRAARRVRDRAPEPAGVRRGRGGEGVRRDVQGQDGAFLARRVRVRADRVVGRRRAPPPPRQEPRRRQGRRP; encoded by the exons ATGAAGACCAGGCACATTCCTTCCCAAGTACCCATTGCCTCGCAGCGCCCCAAGAACCGACCCCGGCCCCGAATCCATCCCCAATCCCCTCTCGACAACAACAATCATCCAGTACTCAGTGCACCGTCGGAAAAGGAGATGCGCGGCAGCATGCGTTCCTCCGTGAAGAAGAGGAGCCCCCGTGCTCCTCCTCCTCTTGCTCCGGTGCTCCTGCTGGTCTGCGGCCTCGCGCTGCTGCAGCGCCCGGCCTCTGCCGAGATAAAG TCGTATGTTGTGTACCTCGGATGCCACTCGCATGGCAGAGAGGGCGCGGCGCTCGCCTCCAACCAGGAACGCGCCAAGAACTCCCACTACCAGTTCTTGGGCTCCGTCCTGGGAAG CGAGGAGAAGGCGCAGGACGCCATCTTCTACTCCTACACCAGGTACATCAATGGCTTCGCCGCCACGCTGGAGGAGGAAGACGCAATGCAGATCTCAA AGCACCCGAGCGTCGTCTCTGTTTTCCCCAACAGAGGGCATAAGCTGCACACCACCCGGTCATGGGAGTTCCTCGGGATGGAGAAGGACGGCCGGGTGAGGCCCGACTCCATCTGGGCCAAGGCAAGGTACGGCGACGGCGTCATCATCGGCAACCTAGACACCG GGGTGTGGCCGGAGGCCGGCAGCTTCAGCGACGACGGCATGGGCCCGGTGCCGGCGCGGTGGCGGGGCGTCTGCCACGACCAGTCCTCCTCCGACGACGCCCAGGTCCGCTGCAACAG GAAGCTGATCGGCGCGCGGTACTTCAACAAGGGGTACGCGGCGACGGTGGGGCGGGCGGGCGCGGGCGCGAGCCCGAGCCCGGCCAGCACGCGGGACAGCGACGGCCACGGCACGCACACGCTGTCCACCGCCGCGGGCCGCTTCGTGCCGGGCGCCAACCTGTTCGGCTACGGCAACGGCACGGCCAAGGGCGGCGCCCCCGGCGCGCGCGTCGCGGCGTACAAGGTGTGCTGGCGCCCCGTCAACGGCAGCGAGTGCTTCGACGCCGACATCATCGCCGCCTTCGACGCCGCCATCCACGACGGCGTGGACGTCCTCTCCGTCTCCCTCGGCGGCGCGCCCACGGAGTACTTCAGGGACGGCGTCGCCATCGGGTCGTTCCACGCCGTCAGGAACGGCGTCACCGTGGTCTCCTCGGCGGGGAACTCCGGGCCCGGGGCCGGCACGGTGTCGAACACCGCGCCGTGGCTCGTCACCGTCGGGGCCAGCACCATGGACCGCGAGTTCCCGGCGTACCTGGTCCTCGGCAACAAGAAGCAGATCAAA GGACAGAGCCTGTCGCCGGTGCCCCTGCCTGCCAACAAGCATTACCGGCTGATCAGCTCTGTAGAAGCCAAGGCAGAAGATGCAACAGTGGCCCAAGC GCAATTGTGCATCGAGGGGTCGCTGGACAAGAAGAAAGTGAGGGGGAAGATCGTGGTGTGCATGCGAGGGAAGAACGCGCGAGTGGAGAAAGGCGAGGCGGTGCATCGTGCCGGCGGGGTCGGGCTGGTGCTGGCGAACGACGAGGCCACCGGGAACGAGATGATCGCCGACGCGCACGTGCTCCCGGCCACCCACATCACCTACTCTGACGGAGTCGCGCTGCTCGCCTACTTGAATTCAACCAG GTCTGCGTCGGGCTACATCACCCTGCCAAACACCGCGCTGGAGACGAAGCCGGCGCCGTTCATGGCCGCCTTCTCCTCTCAGGGCCCAAACACGGTCACTCCCCAGATCCTCAAG CCCGACATCACCGCGCCGGGGGTGAGCATCCTGGCGGCGTTCACCGGCCTGGCCGGCCCGACCGGCCTCACCTTCGACAGCCGCCGCGTCCTCTTCAACTCCGAGTCCGGCACCTCCATGTCCTGTCCGCACGTCGCCGGCATCGCCGGCCTCCTCAAGGCCCTCCACCCCGACTGGAGCCCCGCCGCCATCAA CCAGGGTGCAGGACAACACGCGGAGGCCGATGAGCAACTCGTCGTTCCTGCGCGCCACGCCCTTCGCCTACGGCGCCGGCCACGTGCAGCCCAACCGCGCCGCCGACCCGGGCCTCGTCTACGACACCAACGCCACGGACTACCTCCACTTCCTCTGCGCGCTGGGCTACAACTCCACCGTGATCGGCACGTTCATGGGCGGCCCGCGCGCCTGCCCGGCGACGCCGCGGAGGCCGGAGGACCTCAACTACCCGTCCGTCACGGTGCCCCACATGTCCGCCTCCGGCGAGCCGCGCACCGTCACGAGGCGGGTGCGGAACGTGGGCGCGGCGCCGGCGGCGTACGACGTGCGGGTCCGCGCGCCGCGCGGCGTGTCCGTGACCGTGCGCCCGAGCCGGCTGGAGTTCGCCGCGGCCGGGGAGGAGAAGGAGTTCGCCGTGACGTTCAGGGCCAGGACGGGGCGTTTCTTGCCCGGCGAGTACGTGTTCGGGCAGATCGTGTGGTCGGACGGCGCCgggcgccgccgccaccgcgtcAGGAGCCCCGTCGTCGTCAGGGTCGCCGGCCGTAG
- the LOC125509729 gene encoding subtilisin-like protease SBT5.3 isoform X1: protein MKTRHIPSQVPIASQRPKNRPRPRIHPQSPLDNNNHPVLSAPSEKEMRGSMRSSVKKRSPRAPPPLAPVLLLVCGLALLQRPASAEIKSYVVYLGCHSHGREGAALASNQERAKNSHYQFLGSVLGSEEKAQDAIFYSYTRYINGFAATLEEEDAMQISKHPSVVSVFPNRGHKLHTTRSWEFLGMEKDGRVRPDSIWAKARYGDGVIIGNLDTGVWPEAGSFSDDGMGPVPARWRGVCHDQSSSDDAQVRCNRKLIGARYFNKGYAATVGRAGAGASPSPASTRDSDGHGTHTLSTAAGRFVPGANLFGYGNGTAKGGAPGARVAAYKVCWRPVNGSECFDADIIAAFDAAIHDGVDVLSVSLGGAPTEYFRDGVAIGSFHAVRNGVTVVSSAGNSGPGAGTVSNTAPWLVTVGASTMDREFPAYLVLGNKKQIKGQSLSPVPLPANKHYRLISSVEAKAEDATVAQAQLCIEGSLDKKKVRGKIVVCMRGKNARVEKGEAVHRAGGVGLVLANDEATGNEMIADAHVLPATHITYSDGVALLAYLNSTRSASGYITLPNTALETKPAPFMAAFSSQGPNTVTPQILKPDITAPGVSILAAFTGLAGPTGLTFDSRRVLFNSESGTSMSCPHVAGIAGLLKALHPDWSPAAIKSAIMTTARVQDNTRRPMSNSSFLRATPFAYGAGHVQPNRAADPGLVYDTNATDYLHFLCALGYNSTVIGTFMGGPRACPATPRRPEDLNYPSVTVPHMSASGEPRTVTRRVRNVGAAPAAYDVRVRAPRGVSVTVRPSRLEFAAAGEEKEFAVTFRARTGRFLPGEYVFGQIVWSDGAGRRRHRVRSPVVVRVAGRRTGKTSVPVA, encoded by the exons ATGAAGACCAGGCACATTCCTTCCCAAGTACCCATTGCCTCGCAGCGCCCCAAGAACCGACCCCGGCCCCGAATCCATCCCCAATCCCCTCTCGACAACAACAATCATCCAGTACTCAGTGCACCGTCGGAAAAGGAGATGCGCGGCAGCATGCGTTCCTCCGTGAAGAAGAGGAGCCCCCGTGCTCCTCCTCCTCTTGCTCCGGTGCTCCTGCTGGTCTGCGGCCTCGCGCTGCTGCAGCGCCCGGCCTCTGCCGAGATAAAG TCGTATGTTGTGTACCTCGGATGCCACTCGCATGGCAGAGAGGGCGCGGCGCTCGCCTCCAACCAGGAACGCGCCAAGAACTCCCACTACCAGTTCTTGGGCTCCGTCCTGGGAAG CGAGGAGAAGGCGCAGGACGCCATCTTCTACTCCTACACCAGGTACATCAATGGCTTCGCCGCCACGCTGGAGGAGGAAGACGCAATGCAGATCTCAA AGCACCCGAGCGTCGTCTCTGTTTTCCCCAACAGAGGGCATAAGCTGCACACCACCCGGTCATGGGAGTTCCTCGGGATGGAGAAGGACGGCCGGGTGAGGCCCGACTCCATCTGGGCCAAGGCAAGGTACGGCGACGGCGTCATCATCGGCAACCTAGACACCG GGGTGTGGCCGGAGGCCGGCAGCTTCAGCGACGACGGCATGGGCCCGGTGCCGGCGCGGTGGCGGGGCGTCTGCCACGACCAGTCCTCCTCCGACGACGCCCAGGTCCGCTGCAACAG GAAGCTGATCGGCGCGCGGTACTTCAACAAGGGGTACGCGGCGACGGTGGGGCGGGCGGGCGCGGGCGCGAGCCCGAGCCCGGCCAGCACGCGGGACAGCGACGGCCACGGCACGCACACGCTGTCCACCGCCGCGGGCCGCTTCGTGCCGGGCGCCAACCTGTTCGGCTACGGCAACGGCACGGCCAAGGGCGGCGCCCCCGGCGCGCGCGTCGCGGCGTACAAGGTGTGCTGGCGCCCCGTCAACGGCAGCGAGTGCTTCGACGCCGACATCATCGCCGCCTTCGACGCCGCCATCCACGACGGCGTGGACGTCCTCTCCGTCTCCCTCGGCGGCGCGCCCACGGAGTACTTCAGGGACGGCGTCGCCATCGGGTCGTTCCACGCCGTCAGGAACGGCGTCACCGTGGTCTCCTCGGCGGGGAACTCCGGGCCCGGGGCCGGCACGGTGTCGAACACCGCGCCGTGGCTCGTCACCGTCGGGGCCAGCACCATGGACCGCGAGTTCCCGGCGTACCTGGTCCTCGGCAACAAGAAGCAGATCAAA GGACAGAGCCTGTCGCCGGTGCCCCTGCCTGCCAACAAGCATTACCGGCTGATCAGCTCTGTAGAAGCCAAGGCAGAAGATGCAACAGTGGCCCAAGC GCAATTGTGCATCGAGGGGTCGCTGGACAAGAAGAAAGTGAGGGGGAAGATCGTGGTGTGCATGCGAGGGAAGAACGCGCGAGTGGAGAAAGGCGAGGCGGTGCATCGTGCCGGCGGGGTCGGGCTGGTGCTGGCGAACGACGAGGCCACCGGGAACGAGATGATCGCCGACGCGCACGTGCTCCCGGCCACCCACATCACCTACTCTGACGGAGTCGCGCTGCTCGCCTACTTGAATTCAACCAG GTCTGCGTCGGGCTACATCACCCTGCCAAACACCGCGCTGGAGACGAAGCCGGCGCCGTTCATGGCCGCCTTCTCCTCTCAGGGCCCAAACACGGTCACTCCCCAGATCCTCAAG CCCGACATCACCGCGCCGGGGGTGAGCATCCTGGCGGCGTTCACCGGCCTGGCCGGCCCGACCGGCCTCACCTTCGACAGCCGCCGCGTCCTCTTCAACTCCGAGTCCGGCACCTCCATGTCCTGTCCGCACGTCGCCGGCATCGCCGGCCTCCTCAAGGCCCTCCACCCCGACTGGAGCCCCGCCGCCATCAAGTCCGCCATCATGACCACCG CCAGGGTGCAGGACAACACGCGGAGGCCGATGAGCAACTCGTCGTTCCTGCGCGCCACGCCCTTCGCCTACGGCGCCGGCCACGTGCAGCCCAACCGCGCCGCCGACCCGGGCCTCGTCTACGACACCAACGCCACGGACTACCTCCACTTCCTCTGCGCGCTGGGCTACAACTCCACCGTGATCGGCACGTTCATGGGCGGCCCGCGCGCCTGCCCGGCGACGCCGCGGAGGCCGGAGGACCTCAACTACCCGTCCGTCACGGTGCCCCACATGTCCGCCTCCGGCGAGCCGCGCACCGTCACGAGGCGGGTGCGGAACGTGGGCGCGGCGCCGGCGGCGTACGACGTGCGGGTCCGCGCGCCGCGCGGCGTGTCCGTGACCGTGCGCCCGAGCCGGCTGGAGTTCGCCGCGGCCGGGGAGGAGAAGGAGTTCGCCGTGACGTTCAGGGCCAGGACGGGGCGTTTCTTGCCCGGCGAGTACGTGTTCGGGCAGATCGTGTGGTCGGACGGCGCCgggcgccgccgccaccgcgtcAGGAGCCCCGTCGTCGTCAGGGTCGCCGGCCGTAGGACGGGAAAAACCAGTGTCCCCGTCGCCTGA